ATGAAGGGAGGTCGGTGCTTGTCGTTGCTCACAATGCAGTCAATCAAGCTCTTGTTGCCACTGCAATAGGTACCAGGATTTGATTCTAATTctatgttgtttcatgcttaaaaTTGTCATGATTTACCAATATAGTTAAGGCAGCATTATTTAGAGCCATCGTAACACCTGTATCTGTCCACCCAGGACTAGGCACAGGGTACTTCAGGCTTCTACTCCAGAGCAATTGTGGGGTGAGTGTGGTGGATTTCAACCCACAGCCTAAAGTCAGCTCTCCACATATATGCCTCAATCGTTTGAATCAGGTACTTACGCCATCCGATCATTTATATCTCAAGCTACGATCTGCTAAAATTGACTAACATGTGTTGGTGGTAGCCCTGGGTCTATCATATTCTTCTGATCAGTAAGATATGCTTTTTATATTGGAATAGAGGGAAAATACACAGAACATGACACATTTCCTCATTGGTATCACCTCGAATGTGCAATCAGTAACTGTGTTTGTATGGTCCTTGAATATCTGGTTGTGATTGAAACAACCAATCACTGGAATGAAGCAGTTGTTTGATGCAATTTCTCCCCTTTCTAGGTGGTCTGGGGTTCCTCTCTACTTTCCATTGGTAGGTAAATGCCTTGTGATGTTCTTTGTTTTGTCCTGCTTAATGATATATGCTTTGTTGGTAGTTTATCTCATGCTAGGCAAAGAAAGGATTTTAGTGATGGTCCTGGGCGGTGACATATGTTGTGTGCAATTTGGCAATTCTGTCTATagcttgattattttttaaaaaatatttctagtaatatgcttggattttttttttttgcattgctATGTTACTTTCATGATATTACATTAGTAAATCTTTGATCTGGCTTACTCATATTCTCTTCATCCTAGAAAGCTTGTGCAAAGGTAATAATTCATAAATTTTATGGTATTGCAGACTCCAAATTCTCCCATTGCTGCTGGAAGTTCTGGAGGAAGAAAAACCAATAAGCGGATCATTTTGGTCTGCCATGGGGCAACACAGAGCAACACTGAGGTATGGAAAAGGTGATGATCGGTTAATGCTGCATCTATTCTTTCGAGTATCTAATGCCTCAAACATTGGTCACATGAAGCCTCTCGTTGGTCAGCTTATTCTTCTTCCATCACTTGTTCTGCTGGCTTGGCTTTGTTGATGCATTGTGGAAATTTGAGTGCTTGTCCTTTTGATTAGTACTTTTTTCCCGGTACAGCTATATGTGATTTCCCATCTTCTAGAGAGAGTATAATCGGACACTTCCTGTGGATACATTCTAACATGTATATTAAGTTCAACAAGGGCTTTTTGCTAGATGTCTATGTGCATGCACAATTGTTGAACCTAACTATAGTTAGGAATCAATCATCAAGTGACACGGAGATGTGCTGACAGGGCATTTGCATATATGTATCATGTAGAACTATCATATGTTTCAACAGTGCTTGATCTTGTTCATAATGCCAAAGCTATGTTTCAGCGTCTTCTGTTCTGGTTCATGAGAGCTAACCATGTTCGTTTTATTCATTTCCTGTATGAGCTAAATCCTTTTGTTCAGGTGCACATAGAAGCAACTGTTAATTGTTATATCTTTTCAAAATGTGGATTTTGAAAAAATTGCTGAGTGTTGCTTAAAGAAGCTCTTTCTTGGTTGTTGGAGCTGGTTTGCAAGCTTTCCTTATCCTAAATGAAGAAAATGATTTCAATTTTCTACTTTCCAGGCCAGTTTCCCCAATATGGGATATGAACCCATGAACATGCTCGGGGTTATACAGGTAGCTCATTTTGATTCCCTCATTGTCAGTATATTGCAGGCAATGTATTATTGATACAGTCATTTTTGGAACACTTTGACTGCAGTCACAGAAAACTGCGGAACTACTTCTAGACTTGAAAATGAATTGTATAATTTGTAGCCCACGAATCGCCTCAGTTGATACAGCCATGGCTATATCTGAGGTGAGTCTTTCTTGAAAGTTTTCCAAAACCTAACAGTACAATTAATTTCATgaattgtcttttttttttttgttcccacAATGCAGTCATTTATTTTAACTGCAAACCTGGTTGTAGGTTCAAGAGGCAGCAGATTGCTTGGGTGCTGATTGTATGCCTCGTTATGTAGAAGTGAAGAAAATGCTAGACCTTGAAGTTGAACCTGTACTTCAGCAACCACGGAAGGTGGAAATTTAAGATTTAGCATCATTTAAAACTTTAGGCTAAAACTTAATTTATTTAGAAGGCACTCTTTCGTTTTAATAAACTTGAAGCTGTCTGTTAATGAATTTTATGGTTGCTCCAATCATCACTCCTTGGAGATGGAAAACTACATAGCAAAGCATGATTTttataagcctaattaagctttcAGGACAGCAATTcatttctgatgctgatttttgaTATTCAACAGAATTCAATGGAAACTTTGATAGGCAAGTCAGGTTCGTTATATGGCTTTGATGATGGCATCCTAACAGAATTATGGAATCAGTCAAAGAAGGCTTGGCAATCTTTGCTCCATGAGTTGTCTAGTGATTCAGAAACAGAAAGAAATGTGGTGGTTGTAGGGCACCCTGCTGTTCATATAGCATTGATAGCCCATTGTCTGAATCTTACAGTAGAATGGATGGGATCTTTTCATCTAGATGCTGGTAGTGTCAGTGTTATTGACTTCCCAGATGGGCCATCAGGAAGAGGTGTCATCCGATGTATAAATTACACAGCACATTTGGGAAGGTGGTCTATACCTGTAACGAGAGCAACAACAAATGACGAGGAGTTTTAGCTGAACTCGTAGGTATCCTTCTTCTATTTCTTACTAAATTAAGTGCAACTTGGACAATGTAATCATGTTATAACAACATATACAATTTTCTAATTGAAAAAAAAACAGGAATGGAAACAGAGATGTATTATAGTTGTTTTTTGGCTAATAAGATGTATTATAGTTTTAAAAAGTTGGATTTAAGTAGTTGAAACAGAGATGTATTAtagttgtttcttttttctttttttttttggtttttgctTATAAGATGTATTATAGTTTTAAAGAGTTGAATTTAAGTAGTTGCTTTATGTAGCTATTCTGAGTCTTGAGCTAATCTATTGTTCATAAAGGAAATCCCAACATGAGTACTCTATCGTACAACCAGGATGGCTTTTTGCTTTGATCGGAAACCTGCTAAAATTGGAGAAAGTACTTTCTTCTATTCTTTATAATACTTTGGCATCCAATAAAGTTCATGTTCCTGTcttctagaattctctctctacaCTTCGTCCTCGATCTTTCTAAAAAAGCAACTCCTAGAGGCTTGATGCTGGTTGTAAGAGGCTCAAGTTCTGAAGTCCGAACAATGTAGAATAGATCCCTAAAGAtcagaaagagaagagaggataagAAGAAAGAGGGAAGAAGAGATTGTGGAACTCTGTCAATCTTGAAGAATGCAACCTCCATTTAATGCTTCAAATCCTCgtcaattttagatctcactgaaaCATAGATATATGTCTGGTGGGTTGGTTATGGGTCAAGCCCTTAGCCACATAGAAGAAGGTTGATGCAACTTTGTGCACTTACTCTTTCTCAACCACGAAATTCACGTTTGTGAGAAAATAACAAAGCACGATCTTTGTGATATTTCTTATGATATAATTCCACCAATGCTGCACACGTGTTCttgcttcattaaatttttttgaacatcACTTCTTTGCATGCACACCAAACAGAAGGTCATGTTGTTAATGAAGCTGACATCTTGGTTGATTGGTGTGGAGACTTAATTTCGCTTTTTTCAGTCCGTCCCACCTAGCGATCAGGAAATCCGTGTTCTTTAATAACATTTGATTTCCACCATGAGAGCATTTCCTCCTTGAGCTGTGTCCAGCAGTCAAAGTCTCTCAGCCTTGAGCTGTTCCAAATGTCATTGTTGTATATCAGAAATCATTGGTTAATTTTGTACCATCATATGAAAAGTAGGTGAAATCTGGGAGTTAGAATTGAAAGTTCTATATCATCATTTCTGCTTTTCTGGTCATGGTCACACCTTTCAGCTGTATGAGTTAGTCCTGTTGGTGGCAGCTATGAGCTTGCATTCTCCCATGAAAAGGAAGAACGGTTGAATCTTACAAGTACCTCGGTCCTCCGGATTTTAATGCTTGGAATAACGTGAACCACCGTGGTATGACATGTTCAGTTCATTCTGTATAGTTGCAGAAGTTCTTGGTATCTCAATGGGTAGATTAGTGAGAGAAATACTTGAAATATCTCTTCCCTTACTCTGTATCTGGAATCTCAGGTTTTAGATTATATACAACATTCCCCTGTTTTCTCGCTCTTTTTATCCCAACTCACTAGGTGGGAAATCTGTGTCAGAAACAGAAGTTTTGCAACGAATCCATTCTAGAAGCTGCAATGGTCTTAGGACATCTTGGTGCTCAATGCCGCGGTATAAAAATACCGTTCTTTGTTTGCTTTTGATCTATTTATCCAATTAATTTGATTGGTTTATCTTCGAAGGGGAAGGGTACCAGAACTTGGTTATGTTTTATGCTACCTGTCCTTTTCTCAACTAGAAGTCCACGTTGTGGTCGGTCAATGGTTTCGAGGGAGGGTGTGAGAAATGCACATCATATGATGCTCTCTATTTCAGGTCCATCAATCAATGTAGAGCGTATTGACTTAAATAGTTTGAGCTACACATCGTCatgccaatttatttttcttgacaATAAGGGAGGCTTGGAAGAGCCACCCGAATTTTAAATTGTCATGTCAATTTTGGAATTAATAATACTGCCACTTCTAATAAATCAAATATTTAGTTAACTTTAGATCGTGCGTGGATTTTAATAATGGCTGCTGCTTCCCCTAGATAACTAATACTTGGTGTGCTCGAGTCTTGCTGGGTGGCACATGCATTT
Above is a genomic segment from Elaeis guineensis isolate ETL-2024a chromosome 1, EG11, whole genome shotgun sequence containing:
- the LOC105038209 gene encoding 2-carboxy-D-arabinitol-1-phosphatase, whose translation is MPSLVSPRPLSCLDWRNPRVSRPSCSSLREIERVPAGGDVRPELRRSVPQFPAIREAKRVVLVRHGQSTWNEEGRIQGSSDASILTPKGESQAETSRQMLLGDSFDVCFTSPLVRSRKTAEIIWGARKEEMIPEPDLREIDLYSFQGLLKHEGKEKFGSAYRQWQKDAANFNIDGHYPVRELWARAQSCWSKILAHEGRSVLVVAHNAVNQALVATAIGLGTGYFRLLLQSNCGVSVVDFNPQPKVSSPHICLNRLNQTPNSPIAAGSSGGRKTNKRIILVCHGATQSNTEASFPNMGYEPMNMLGVIQSQKTAELLLDLKMNCIICSPRIASVDTAMAISEVQEAADCLGADCMPRYVEVKKMLDLEVEPVLQQPRKNSMETLIGKSGSLYGFDDGILTELWNQSKKAWQSLLHELSSDSETERNVVVVGHPAVHIALIAHCLNLTVEWMGSFHLDAGSVSVIDFPDGPSGRGVIRCINYTAHLGRWSIPVTRATTNDEEF